One genomic region from Chloroherpetonaceae bacterium encodes:
- the dnaJ gene encoding molecular chaperone DnaJ: MPKTMSQKRDFYEVLGVAKSAGAEDIKKAYRKLAMQYHPDRNPNNKQAEEKFKEINEAYEVLSNEEKRRRYDQFGHAGVGTSAASDGGNPFAGRSGDVNDIFSAFSEMFGGGFDPQSGFGSTGRSRQRRQQGVPGDDLKIKLKLTLEEIAAGVEKTLKIKKQIKCETCEGSGSKGGGFDTCPTCNGTGEIRQVSRSMFGQFVNISTCPTCHGEGRIIKNKCTSCHGEGRVVGETTLKVNIPAGVAEGNYIPIRGQGNAGIRGGSAGDLLVIIEEAPHDIFTRDEDNILCDVLVSFPDAVLGAEIEVPTLEGKAPLDIPAGTPSGKMFKLQGKGIKSLNGYGRGDQIVRVTVAVPTKVSSSDKELLKKMRQSETFTPENKTSRKGTFDKVKDIFGMF, from the coding sequence ATGCCAAAGACAATGTCACAAAAAAGGGATTTTTACGAGGTTTTAGGAGTTGCAAAGTCGGCCGGAGCCGAAGATATCAAAAAGGCGTATCGGAAGCTTGCAATGCAATATCACCCCGATCGGAACCCAAACAACAAGCAAGCCGAAGAGAAATTTAAAGAAATCAATGAAGCGTATGAGGTCTTGAGCAACGAAGAAAAACGCCGTCGTTACGATCAATTCGGACATGCCGGTGTGGGCACTTCAGCCGCCTCCGACGGTGGAAATCCCTTCGCAGGGCGTAGTGGCGATGTAAATGATATTTTCAGCGCATTTAGTGAAATGTTCGGCGGAGGGTTCGATCCGCAATCGGGATTTGGAAGTACCGGCCGTTCACGACAACGCCGTCAGCAAGGCGTACCGGGTGATGATCTCAAAATCAAGTTGAAACTAACGCTTGAAGAGATAGCCGCCGGAGTGGAAAAAACATTGAAAATAAAAAAGCAAATTAAATGCGAAACTTGTGAAGGCAGCGGCTCAAAAGGCGGAGGCTTTGATACTTGCCCGACTTGTAACGGAACAGGCGAAATTCGGCAAGTCTCGCGCTCGATGTTTGGTCAATTTGTCAATATTTCAACTTGCCCAACCTGCCACGGCGAGGGTCGCATCATCAAAAATAAATGTACTTCGTGCCACGGTGAGGGACGCGTGGTTGGTGAAACAACGCTAAAAGTGAATATTCCGGCAGGCGTTGCCGAAGGCAATTACATTCCTATTCGCGGTCAAGGAAATGCCGGAATTCGTGGCGGTTCCGCCGGCGATCTTTTGGTCATCATTGAAGAAGCACCTCACGACATTTTCACACGCGATGAAGACAATATTCTTTGTGATGTCTTGGTCAGTTTCCCGGATGCCGTTTTGGGTGCGGAAATCGAAGTGCCTACCTTAGAGGGAAAAGCGCCTCTTGATATCCCCGCAGGAACGCCTTCCGGAAAGATGTTCAAACTTCAAGGCAAAGGAATTAAAAGTCTTAATGGCTATGGTCGAGGCGATCAAATTGTGAGAGTGACGGTGGCTGTTCCAACAAAAGTCTCAAGTTCCGATAAAGAATTGCTTAAAAAAATGAGGCAGTCTGAGACCTTCACGCCTGAAAATAAAACTTCACGTAAAGGGACTTTTGATAAAGTGAAAGACATTTTTGGAATGTTTTGA
- a CDS encoding acyl-CoA carboxylase subunit beta, whose amino-acid sequence MHSQTSEVHHTLPHPPEFYRREDLLKTLLQKLSHESSIVKLGGGEKALKKMKEKGKLPARERIKLLLDTDSEFLEIGLFAAKGMYEAEGGCPSAGVVVGIGKIHGKWVMIVAGDATVKAGAWFPMTAKKNMRAQEIAMENWLPVIYLVDSAGVFLPMQDEIFPDKEHFGRQFRNNAKLSAMGIPQIAAVMGSCVAGGAYLPIMCDESLIVDGTGSIFLAGSHLVKAAIGEVIDNETLGGATTQTEISGNIDYKVPTDEACIEKIRELVSHFPKPQSAGFTRLKARSPKYPPDELLGILPEDRAKPYDMMGVLERICDEDSITEFKSSYGKTIITAYARINGWAVGIVANQRLVVKNAKGEVQIGGVIYSDSADKAARFIMNCNQRKIPLLFLQDVTGFMVGSRAEHGGIIKDGAKLVNAISNTVVPKITIIVGNSYGAGNYAMCGKAYDPRFIFAWPTAQIAVMGGKQASETLLSIKLGQLEKKGQSIGEEEKGKFLREISARYESQMNPMYGASKLWIDGIIDPRETRKIVAECLEIADMNPEIPPFRVGVLQT is encoded by the coding sequence ATGCACAGTCAGACTTCTGAAGTCCACCACACCTTGCCACATCCACCTGAATTCTACCGAAGAGAAGATCTTCTTAAAACACTTTTACAAAAGCTCTCTCATGAGTCTTCTATCGTCAAATTAGGCGGCGGTGAAAAGGCTTTGAAAAAAATGAAAGAGAAAGGCAAACTTCCTGCACGCGAAAGAATCAAGTTGCTATTAGACACTGATTCTGAATTTCTTGAAATAGGGCTTTTTGCTGCGAAGGGAATGTATGAAGCAGAAGGCGGTTGTCCCTCGGCAGGTGTGGTTGTAGGTATTGGGAAAATTCACGGAAAGTGGGTTATGATTGTTGCCGGAGATGCCACGGTCAAAGCTGGTGCGTGGTTTCCGATGACAGCAAAAAAGAACATGCGGGCTCAGGAGATTGCAATGGAAAATTGGCTTCCGGTGATTTATCTCGTCGATTCCGCCGGTGTGTTTCTCCCAATGCAAGATGAAATTTTCCCTGATAAAGAACATTTCGGAAGGCAGTTTCGGAATAATGCAAAACTGAGTGCAATGGGTATTCCACAAATCGCCGCCGTGATGGGTTCTTGTGTAGCGGGTGGCGCTTATTTACCAATTATGTGCGATGAAAGCCTTATCGTGGATGGTACGGGCAGCATATTTCTCGCAGGGTCACATTTGGTTAAAGCGGCAATTGGCGAAGTAATCGATAATGAAACACTTGGCGGTGCCACCACTCAAACAGAAATTTCAGGCAACATTGATTATAAAGTTCCAACCGATGAGGCATGTATTGAAAAAATTCGGGAACTTGTTTCTCACTTTCCAAAGCCGCAGTCAGCAGGGTTTACAAGGCTTAAGGCGCGAAGCCCAAAATATCCGCCGGATGAATTGCTTGGCATTTTGCCCGAAGACCGCGCCAAGCCTTATGATATGATGGGCGTATTAGAACGAATCTGCGATGAAGATTCTATTACTGAATTCAAATCCTCATATGGGAAAACAATCATTACCGCGTATGCCCGTATAAATGGTTGGGCTGTTGGTATTGTGGCGAATCAACGGTTAGTTGTAAAAAATGCGAAAGGGGAAGTGCAAATTGGTGGTGTAATTTATTCTGATAGTGCCGATAAAGCCGCCAGATTTATCATGAATTGCAATCAAAGAAAAATCCCTCTTTTATTTTTACAAGATGTTACTGGTTTTATGGTTGGCTCACGTGCAGAACACGGAGGAATCATTAAAGATGGTGCAAAACTTGTCAATGCGATTTCTAACACTGTAGTACCCAAAATTACAATCATTGTTGGCAATAGCTACGGTGCCGGCAATTATGCAATGTGCGGTAAGGCGTATGACCCTCGGTTTATTTTTGCTTGGCCGACTGCGCAGATTGCGGTGATGGGGGGCAAACAAGCCTCTGAAACCTTGCTCTCCATAAAACTTGGGCAATTAGAGAAAAAGGGGCAAAGTATTGGTGAAGAGGAAAAGGGAAAGTTTTTAAGAGAAATCTCTGCCCGGTACGAATCGCAAATGAACCCAATGTACGGGGCTTCAAAATTATGGATCGATGGCATTATTGACCCGCGAGAGACTCGCAAAATTGTTGCTGAGTGCCTTGAAATCGCCGATATGAATCCAGAAATCCCCCCATTTCGGGTTGGGGTGTTGCAAACATAA
- the yidD gene encoding membrane protein insertion efficiency factor YidD produces the protein MNSIPVVLIRFYKAAISPYLPPSCRFQPSCSQYALEAFQSHHFFKAFGLTVWRVLRCNPFVRGGYDPVPSGSNGKKHTCNHHHESLSGEIINRNSNNG, from the coding sequence ATCAATAGTATTCCGGTCGTTTTGATTCGCTTTTACAAGGCGGCAATTTCGCCGTATTTGCCGCCTTCTTGCCGTTTTCAACCTTCTTGTTCACAATATGCACTTGAGGCCTTTCAGTCTCATCATTTTTTTAAGGCCTTTGGATTAACGGTTTGGCGAGTGTTGAGGTGCAATCCTTTTGTTCGCGGGGGTTACGATCCTGTACCTTCGGGCAGCAATGGTAAAAAGCACACTTGTAATCACCATCACGAATCGTTAAGCGGAGAAATTATCAATCGAAATTCAAACAATGGATAG
- the yidC gene encoding membrane protein insertase YidC translates to MDRNTFIGLLLIALIVLVWMQLISPPPKPPEKTRFAPIDSSVVIHEDSVFNAKKQAETLRSMGEFGAAAAGVERLITVETDDFTAKISTKGASLISYVQKHHLNYKKEPFNLVSSPSGATSIFFQSNDGRNIRTADLYFTLLAEDSIFTVSGNAKLELPFILNLDNGKSIQITYSFNSAGYTIGYTPLFKGFENGIFGNEIQVEWAGGIMSSEKDKVDESANSYANAYQAGSLVKLDASSKDEKYKEQPSGKTKWVSVQSKFFCAALISGSDGTGAYLEGKHIAKSEKDVFEDYTVALRQPLVPNLEMKENFTIYLGPLDYKPMKALGVDLEKTMDFGWEWVTRPFAEWLILPVFNFMREYIPSFGLIIIIFALFIKLVTYPLTIASTNSMKKMASLQPQLQEIQERFKDNPTKLQSELGKVYRDAGVNPVSGCLPVLLQLPLLYALYNVFKASIQLRQQSFLWAQDLSVPDSIFDFPFSIPIYGDHIAVYPILMGVTIWVQQKVTPTTAPTEQMKIFMYIFPAMMLLFFNNMPAGLGLYYLMFNVFGIVQQIYINKTTPPAPVVHHVHEPKKKKKK, encoded by the coding sequence ATGGATAGAAATACTTTTATCGGGCTTTTGCTCATCGCTCTTATTGTCTTGGTGTGGATGCAACTCATTTCTCCGCCGCCGAAACCGCCCGAAAAAACGCGCTTCGCGCCAATTGATTCGTCCGTTGTTATTCATGAAGATTCGGTTTTCAATGCCAAAAAGCAAGCAGAAACACTTCGCTCGATGGGGGAATTCGGTGCAGCTGCAGCAGGGGTAGAGCGCTTGATTACCGTTGAAACGGATGATTTTACCGCCAAAATCTCAACCAAAGGCGCCTCACTCATTTCGTATGTGCAAAAGCATCATTTGAATTACAAAAAGGAACCATTTAATCTCGTCTCTTCTCCAAGCGGGGCAACTTCAATCTTTTTTCAAAGTAATGATGGGCGAAATATCCGCACGGCAGACCTCTACTTTACTTTACTCGCTGAAGATTCAATCTTCACCGTTTCTGGCAATGCCAAACTTGAACTTCCCTTTATTTTGAATCTGGATAACGGGAAATCGATTCAAATAACATACTCCTTTAACTCAGCCGGCTACACTATTGGTTATACGCCACTTTTCAAGGGCTTTGAAAACGGTATTTTCGGCAATGAAATTCAAGTTGAGTGGGCCGGCGGAATCATGTCGTCCGAAAAGGATAAAGTGGATGAATCCGCAAATTCCTATGCGAATGCCTATCAAGCAGGCTCATTGGTAAAGCTTGATGCATCAAGCAAAGATGAAAAGTATAAAGAGCAGCCGAGTGGAAAAACAAAGTGGGTGTCGGTTCAAAGTAAATTTTTCTGCGCGGCATTGATTTCAGGTAGTGATGGAACCGGTGCCTACCTTGAAGGAAAGCATATTGCAAAATCGGAAAAGGATGTTTTTGAAGATTATACGGTTGCTCTTCGTCAGCCTTTGGTGCCAAATCTAGAAATGAAAGAAAATTTCACCATCTATCTCGGCCCGTTAGACTATAAACCAATGAAGGCTTTAGGTGTTGATTTGGAGAAGACGATGGATTTTGGATGGGAGTGGGTTACAAGACCGTTCGCTGAATGGCTGATTCTCCCTGTATTCAATTTTATGCGCGAGTACATTCCGAGTTTCGGACTAATCATTATCATCTTCGCCCTATTTATCAAACTAGTGACCTACCCGCTGACGATTGCCTCAACGAACTCAATGAAAAAAATGGCATCGCTGCAGCCACAATTGCAAGAAATTCAAGAGCGATTTAAGGATAACCCAACTAAATTACAATCGGAACTTGGAAAGGTCTATCGAGATGCGGGTGTCAATCCCGTAAGCGGGTGTTTGCCGGTGTTGCTTCAATTGCCGCTTTTATATGCACTCTATAATGTATTTAAGGCGTCGATTCAATTACGGCAACAGAGCTTTCTTTGGGCACAAGATCTTTCTGTACCGGATTCAATTTTCGATTTCCCCTTTTCTATTCCAATTTATGGCGATCACATCGCGGTCTACCCAATTCTAATGGGTGTAACGATTTGGGTACAGCAAAAGGTAACGCCCACGACTGCACCAACCGAGCAAATGAAAATCTTTATGTACATCTTTCCAGCAATGATGCTTCTCTTTTTTAATAATATGCCGGCAGGGCTTGGGCTTTATTACCTAATGTTTAATGTTTTCGGTATTGTTCAGCAGATTTATATCAATAAAACCACTCCACCCGCACCTGTGGTTCATCATGTTCATGAGCCAAAAAAGAAGAAGAAGAAGTAA